In Aquiflexum balticum DSM 16537, a single genomic region encodes these proteins:
- a CDS encoding fatty acid desaturase family protein, whose protein sequence is MRAPRFNNASTFHSDLKERIKNYFTEKNVKETGNSSLYFKAILFVIAFIAVYIHLIFFTPFWAIGVLEAILLGGLASAIGFNVMHDGAHGSFSRKSWVNEIAGSSINFLGANVFMWKTKHNVAHHSFTNVADHDDDMNARPFLRLNPTQKHFKIHKYQHRYFLFVYGLLYLYWVFVTDYKKYVQKRVGSVPIQKMGWKEHTSFWMFKVVHLILFVALPIYMVGFTPWLVGFLVFGVSTGVFLSVVFQLAHSLEETAFPLPDEKNKLENDWAIHQLKTTSNFATDNKVLSWLVGGLNFQVEHHLFPNISHIHYPAISKIIKETCNEYGIPYLEHPKMRLAFASHVNHLRELGRNY, encoded by the coding sequence ATGCGTGCCCCAAGATTCAACAATGCCTCTACCTTTCATTCAGATCTGAAGGAAAGGATTAAAAACTACTTTACTGAAAAAAATGTAAAAGAAACAGGAAATTCATCCCTGTATTTTAAAGCGATCCTATTTGTGATTGCTTTCATAGCTGTCTATATCCATTTGATTTTCTTCACGCCTTTTTGGGCGATTGGAGTTCTGGAGGCTATCCTTCTCGGGGGACTTGCTTCAGCCATTGGATTCAATGTAATGCATGACGGTGCACATGGGAGTTTCAGCAGAAAAAGCTGGGTCAACGAAATTGCAGGTTCTTCTATCAATTTCCTTGGAGCCAATGTATTTATGTGGAAGACCAAGCACAATGTTGCCCACCATTCCTTCACCAATGTGGCTGACCATGATGATGACATGAATGCCAGGCCTTTCTTAAGATTGAACCCAACACAAAAGCACTTTAAAATTCATAAATACCAGCATCGTTATTTTCTTTTTGTTTATGGTTTATTATATCTGTACTGGGTATTTGTCACAGATTATAAGAAATATGTACAAAAAAGAGTAGGTTCTGTGCCTATTCAAAAAATGGGCTGGAAAGAGCATACTTCTTTTTGGATGTTTAAAGTAGTTCATCTGATTTTGTTTGTGGCCCTGCCGATCTATATGGTAGGATTCACACCATGGTTGGTTGGTTTCTTGGTTTTTGGGGTTTCAACAGGAGTTTTCCTCAGTGTAGTTTTCCAACTTGCCCATTCCTTGGAGGAAACAGCATTTCCTTTGCCGGATGAAAAAAACAAATTGGAAAACGATTGGGCAATACATCAGTTGAAAACAACTTCCAATTTTGCTACGGATAATAAAGTGCTTTCTTGGCTGGTAGGGGGATTGAATTTTCAGGTGGAACACCATCTTTTCCCGAATATTTCCCATATCCACTATCCGGCTATCAGTAAAATAATTAAGGAAACGTGTAATGAGTATGGTATTCCTTATTTGGAACATCCAAAGATGAGATTGGCCTTCGCATCACATGTGAACCATCTCAGGGAACTTGGAAGAAATTATTGA
- a CDS encoding TonB-dependent receptor — protein sequence MKKLVFILAFWLVGEMAYGQNSIRGSIKNSDTMEELIGANIILVGTGRGSTSDLDGKFEIKNIPPGKYTLRASFLGFESFTMDLSVPLTEELAINLDPSSLLTEEFMVYATRASDRTPTTFKMVDKSDIAKLNLGQDLPILLNFTPSVVSFSDAGAGVGYTGLRIRGSDQTRINVTVNGIPLNDAESHGVFWVNMPDFASSVDNIQIQRGVGTSTNGAATFGASLNIQTDSYQEEAFGEVDNSFGSFNTRRHMVKLGSGLINNRWAFDARLSQISTDGFIDRAFSDLRSYFVSGGYFGDNHVIKLNVFSGKEQTYQAWEGVPEALLETNRTFNPYTYDNQTDNYQQDHYQLIYTGNLNSNWKANAGLHYTYGRGYFEQFRPNDRLSNYGLEPIQIGGETISRTDIIRRRWLDNDFFGGVFSFNYLTDDEKWNLIFGGGVNRYDGDHFGEIIWMGTAGNTQIRDRYYDNTAIKDDVNLYAKATVEASKGLFLFADMQFRGIDYSFIGVNDDRRDIEGDYRFRFFNPKLGFSYETGNGETWYASYAVANREPVRNDFTDSQVDRIPKHENLQNIEAGIRTQKGNLSYNANFFYMKYRDQLVLTGQLNDVGAYIRENVPNSFRAGIELDGAYRVSQKFTFGANLTVSRNKISEFTEYIDDYAAPEFRQEVIVHTNTDIAFSPNVIAAAIIDYRPIKNLEISLLNKYVGDQFMDNTQNDGRKLNSFFTNDIRLNYSLRPRFVKNLEFTLLINNILNQMYEPNGYTFSYFLPGEGATGRELVTENFFYPQAGTNFLAGVKVRF from the coding sequence ATGAAAAAATTAGTATTTATACTGGCTTTTTGGCTGGTAGGAGAAATGGCTTATGGCCAAAACAGTATCCGTGGTAGTATCAAAAATTCAGACACCATGGAAGAATTGATCGGTGCAAACATCATCTTGGTAGGTACGGGCAGAGGTTCGACCTCAGATTTGGATGGCAAGTTTGAAATCAAAAATATTCCTCCGGGAAAATATACCCTCCGGGCAAGTTTTTTGGGATTTGAAAGCTTTACGATGGACTTAAGTGTTCCTTTGACCGAGGAATTGGCCATCAACCTGGATCCCAGCAGTTTGTTGACCGAAGAGTTTATGGTTTATGCCACAAGGGCTTCTGACCGCACACCAACCACATTCAAGATGGTGGACAAATCAGATATAGCCAAATTGAATCTGGGACAGGATTTACCTATTCTGCTTAATTTCACCCCATCAGTAGTCAGTTTTTCTGATGCAGGAGCAGGTGTAGGCTATACGGGCTTAAGAATACGGGGATCAGACCAAACAAGAATCAATGTCACCGTTAATGGCATCCCATTAAATGATGCTGAATCACACGGGGTTTTTTGGGTAAACATGCCTGATTTCGCTTCTTCAGTGGATAATATTCAAATCCAAAGGGGGGTGGGTACCTCCACCAACGGCGCAGCTACTTTTGGGGCAAGTTTGAATATACAAACGGATTCCTATCAGGAAGAAGCTTTTGGAGAGGTGGATAATTCTTTTGGTTCTTTCAATACAAGAAGGCATATGGTGAAACTGGGTTCCGGGTTAATCAATAATAGATGGGCTTTTGATGCAAGACTTTCCCAGATCAGTACCGATGGTTTTATAGATAGGGCATTTTCAGATTTAAGATCTTATTTTGTCTCCGGCGGGTACTTCGGTGATAATCATGTGATCAAACTGAATGTATTTTCCGGAAAAGAACAGACTTATCAAGCTTGGGAAGGTGTACCGGAAGCCTTGTTGGAAACAAACCGGACTTTCAATCCATATACTTATGACAATCAAACAGATAATTACCAACAAGATCATTATCAGTTAATTTATACAGGAAATTTAAATAGCAATTGGAAAGCGAATGCCGGTCTGCATTACACCTATGGAAGAGGGTATTTTGAACAGTTCAGACCCAATGACCGGTTATCCAATTATGGACTGGAACCCATTCAGATCGGCGGAGAGACCATAAGCCGCACAGATATCATCAGAAGGAGATGGCTAGACAACGATTTCTTTGGTGGGGTTTTTTCTTTTAATTATTTAACGGATGATGAAAAATGGAATTTGATTTTCGGAGGTGGGGTCAACCGTTATGACGGAGATCATTTCGGCGAGATAATCTGGATGGGTACTGCAGGCAACACCCAGATTCGGGACAGATACTATGACAATACGGCTATCAAAGACGATGTCAATCTTTATGCAAAAGCTACTGTGGAAGCCTCCAAAGGTTTGTTTCTTTTTGCAGATATGCAGTTTAGGGGAATAGATTATTCCTTTATCGGGGTCAATGATGACAGAAGAGACATTGAAGGAGATTATCGGTTCAGGTTCTTTAATCCGAAACTTGGCTTTTCCTATGAAACCGGAAATGGTGAAACCTGGTATGCATCCTATGCTGTTGCCAACCGAGAACCTGTCAGAAATGACTTTACAGACAGTCAGGTAGATAGAATTCCGAAACATGAAAACCTTCAGAATATTGAGGCCGGAATTCGGACACAGAAAGGCAACCTAAGCTACAATGCAAATTTCTTTTACATGAAATACAGGGATCAATTGGTATTGACCGGGCAGCTAAATGATGTAGGCGCATATATCAGGGAAAATGTTCCAAATTCATTTAGGGCTGGTATTGAACTGGACGGGGCCTATCGCGTCAGTCAAAAATTTACCTTTGGGGCAAATTTGACAGTCAGCCGAAACAAGATCAGCGAATTTACGGAGTATATTGATGACTATGCTGCACCGGAATTCAGACAGGAGGTAATTGTTCATACGAATACGGATATAGCTTTCTCCCCTAATGTAATTGCGGCAGCAATAATCGATTACAGGCCAATCAAAAATCTGGAAATCAGTCTTTTGAACAAATATGTAGGGGATCAGTTTATGGATAACACCCAAAATGATGGCAGGAAGTTGAATTCATTCTTCACCAATGATATCAGATTGAATTATTCATTAAGGCCAAGATTTGTAAAGAATCTTGAATTCACCCTTTTGATTAATAATATCCTGAACCAAATGTATGAGCCAAATGGCTATACCTTCAGCTATTTTCTTCCTGGGGAAGGAGCAACAGGAAGAGAACTTGTTACCGAAAACTTTTTCTACCCCCAAGCAGGAACCAATTTCCTGGCAGGTGTAAAGGTCAGATTTTAA
- a CDS encoding SDR family NAD(P)-dependent oxidoreductase, which translates to MNIDLKNQRILVTGASRGIGRAISEQLSNSGAEVLIHFNKNLEQAKSLQLSLPNPSHLAPCDLSNLELVSGWIPELVNTYGKIDAVVNNAGIAIGVADNAPTSDWLEVWKKTMDVNINALAIISKEFIEHARKNKNGRLVNISSRAAFRGDTPDYLAYAASKAAIVSYTRSIARYYGKEGIKAFIIAPGFTRTDMAQDFMDQYGEEYALNDIALNQLTKPQDIAPMVTLLCSGLADHATGCTIDINAGSYVH; encoded by the coding sequence ATGAACATCGATCTAAAAAACCAAAGAATTCTTGTCACAGGTGCATCAAGAGGAATCGGAAGGGCCATTTCTGAACAACTATCCAATTCAGGGGCTGAAGTGCTGATCCATTTCAACAAAAACCTTGAACAGGCCAAAAGTTTACAGCTGAGTTTACCAAACCCTTCTCATCTTGCTCCTTGTGATTTATCCAATCTGGAATTGGTTTCAGGATGGATTCCCGAATTAGTGAATACCTATGGGAAAATCGATGCAGTGGTGAACAATGCCGGTATTGCAATCGGTGTAGCAGATAATGCCCCGACATCTGATTGGCTGGAAGTGTGGAAAAAAACCATGGATGTCAACATCAATGCATTGGCCATCATCTCCAAGGAATTTATCGAACATGCCCGCAAAAACAAAAATGGCAGATTGGTCAATATTTCATCCCGTGCTGCCTTTAGGGGAGATACACCGGATTATTTGGCTTATGCTGCTTCAAAAGCTGCTATAGTTAGTTATACCCGGTCTATTGCCAGGTATTATGGAAAAGAGGGAATCAAGGCATTTATCATTGCACCGGGATTTACCAGGACTGACATGGCGCAGGATTTTATGGATCAGTATGGGGAAGAGTATGCCTTAAATGATATTGCACTCAATCAGTTGACCAAGCCACAAGATATTGCACCAATGGTTACTTTGCTTTGTTCTGGGTTGGCAGACCATGCCACAGGCTGTACAATAGATATCAATGCGGGTTCTTATGTGCATTGA
- a CDS encoding RES family NAD+ phosphorylase translates to MKVYRLIENIKGRSPLGYGLGGGRWNLYGTPVIYCCSVSSLNFLELLSIKGPVVSNASWILVTLELITELSYIEIDELPPDWKTRPYPISTQQIGTAWAKQMVSPVLKIPSCRIPVSSFENEFNILINPLHPEFHQVVKLISAEEVGFEVNY, encoded by the coding sequence TTGAAAGTTTATAGGCTGATAGAAAATATAAAAGGGAGAAGTCCTTTGGGTTATGGTTTGGGAGGTGGAAGATGGAATCTTTATGGTACACCTGTGATTTACTGCTGTAGTGTTTCTTCGCTTAATTTCTTGGAACTGCTGAGTATAAAAGGCCCGGTAGTAAGTAATGCCTCTTGGATTTTGGTTACTTTGGAGCTCATCACAGAGTTATCCTATATAGAAATAGATGAATTACCACCTGATTGGAAAACGAGGCCCTACCCGATCAGCACCCAGCAAATTGGTACAGCTTGGGCCAAACAGATGGTTTCTCCTGTATTAAAAATTCCTTCCTGCAGGATTCCTGTCAGTAGTTTTGAAAATGAATTCAATATATTGATCAACCCACTTCATCCCGAATTTCATCAGGTTGTAAAACTAATCAGCGCTGAGGAAGTTGGTTTTGAAGTGAATTACTAA
- a CDS encoding antitoxin Xre/MbcA/ParS toxin-binding domain-containing protein, which produces MADKYSIKKLSSEYHPAILDIQELQYFFKTRTDMVSEPHPYLDDTMSFSETKVLFDFLDYSQHDVAEVMEVDPSTLFRWKKEDKTLTRLLTKTIKDMDKVIAKGVRIFGTEALFSAWLHTQNHALDHKKPADLMRDPYGLELVDQALEAMSWGSFL; this is translated from the coding sequence ATGGCCGATAAGTATTCCATCAAAAAACTGAGTTCCGAATATCACCCGGCGATTCTTGATATTCAGGAGCTTCAATATTTCTTTAAGACCCGGACTGACATGGTTTCAGAGCCACATCCTTATTTGGATGACACCATGTCGTTTTCGGAGACCAAGGTTTTGTTTGATTTTTTGGACTATAGTCAGCATGATGTGGCTGAGGTAATGGAGGTGGATCCAAGTACGCTTTTCCGTTGGAAAAAGGAAGACAAAACATTGACAAGATTATTGACCAAAACTATCAAGGATATGGATAAAGTGATTGCAAAAGGTGTCAGGATATTTGGTACAGAGGCATTATTTTCAGCGTGGCTTCATACCCAGAATCACGCTTTGGACCACAAAAAGCCTGCAGATCTGATGAGGGATCCTTATGGATTGGAATTAGTAGATCAGGCTTTGGAGGCCATGTCTTGGGGCTCATTTCTCTAA
- a CDS encoding GNAT family N-acetyltransferase, with product MYTIRKGKIEDLPRVLELVRELAVYEKAPEQVTNTVKMMEEDGFGPNAVFGFFVAIKDSTTEIIGISIYYYRYSTWKGRRLYLEDIVVTESERGNGAGKLLFERTMLKCLEDGCTGMMWQVLDWNKPAINFYQKYGADLDEGWINCNLQADEIKEILGK from the coding sequence ATGTATACAATCAGAAAGGGAAAAATAGAAGACTTGCCAAGAGTGTTGGAATTGGTGAGAGAATTGGCTGTTTATGAAAAAGCTCCGGAACAGGTCACAAATACAGTGAAAATGATGGAAGAGGATGGTTTTGGTCCAAACGCTGTATTTGGATTTTTTGTGGCGATCAAGGACAGTACCACCGAAATCATCGGTATTTCAATTTATTATTACCGATACAGCACCTGGAAAGGCCGGCGACTTTATTTGGAGGATATTGTCGTGACTGAATCTGAAAGAGGAAATGGGGCGGGCAAACTGCTTTTTGAAAGGACCATGCTCAAATGTCTGGAAGACGGCTGTACCGGAATGATGTGGCAGGTATTGGATTGGAATAAACCGGCTATCAATTTTTATCAAAAATACGGGGCAGACCTTGATGAGGGATGGATCAATTGTAACTTACAAGCTGACGAAATTAAGGAGATTTTGGGAAAATAA
- a CDS encoding type III pantothenate kinase, with product MFLAIDAGNSNIVFGFYDENQKKWIHEFRINTQKGISVLKLEKDIHLFFLENDIKTDEILNVGISSVVPEINPVIQQFCKEYLEKDCYLINGRSYDKLKVSTARPNEIGSDLMCNVAAAYEKFQTGCIIVDFGTALTFTVVGNDGKILGVNIVPGLKTAIKSLFTNTSKLPEVELKMPQSALGKNTIHSIQAGILYGYTGLVKGMLETIQQEVGHQCRVIATGGLSSILTTLKDSFELVDRNLTLEGIRLITLRNIRS from the coding sequence ATGTTTTTAGCGATTGATGCTGGTAATTCCAATATTGTTTTTGGCTTTTATGATGAAAATCAAAAGAAGTGGATCCATGAATTCCGAATCAATACCCAAAAAGGAATTTCTGTATTAAAGTTGGAAAAGGATATCCATTTGTTCTTTTTGGAAAATGACATTAAAACCGATGAAATCCTGAATGTCGGCATATCCTCGGTAGTACCGGAAATCAATCCTGTAATCCAACAATTTTGTAAGGAATATCTGGAAAAAGATTGCTACCTGATCAATGGAAGGAGTTATGACAAACTCAAAGTTTCAACTGCAAGGCCAAATGAAATAGGTTCAGACCTGATGTGCAATGTAGCCGCTGCATATGAGAAATTTCAGACAGGCTGTATCATTGTCGATTTTGGGACTGCTTTGACCTTTACTGTAGTAGGAAATGACGGAAAAATTCTTGGAGTAAACATAGTTCCCGGGCTTAAAACTGCCATCAAATCATTATTTACCAACACCTCGAAGCTTCCTGAGGTCGAATTGAAAATGCCACAATCAGCTTTAGGAAAAAACACCATTCATTCGATTCAGGCCGGGATATTATATGGCTATACCGGATTGGTCAAAGGAATGCTGGAAACCATCCAACAGGAAGTCGGACATCAATGTCGGGTGATTGCAACAGGTGGACTGTCCTCAATTCTGACAACCTTAAAAGATTCTTTCGAACTCGTGGACAGGAACCTGACTTTGGAAGGAATCAGATTGATTACCTTGAGGAATATCCGATCATAA
- a CDS encoding peptidoglycan DD-metalloendopeptidase family protein, producing MKIRPSLEILLEGVDIFPLMGEPLDQSNTLVMDFTPANLELMNINLSDTGIFNHYVFEKLTSAKKKYGIGGYFEHRAIYQRSEVFVTDLEDFRNIHLGVDVWAEAGTAVYAPMDGKVYSFQNNHGFGDYGPTIILEHQLKGEKLYSLYGHLKLTDLDNLDVGKEIFKGEKFCHLGPFPENGDWPPHVHFQLMWDLLGNWGDFPGVCSHREIEKFKNICPDPNLMIGYSSR from the coding sequence ATGAAAATCAGACCTTCTCTTGAAATACTCCTTGAGGGAGTAGATATTTTTCCTTTGATGGGAGAACCTTTGGATCAGTCCAATACCCTTGTCATGGATTTTACTCCTGCCAATCTTGAATTGATGAATATCAACCTTTCAGATACCGGAATATTCAACCATTATGTTTTTGAAAAATTGACTAGCGCCAAAAAGAAATATGGTATTGGTGGATATTTTGAACATCGGGCTATTTATCAACGGAGTGAGGTTTTTGTAACTGATCTGGAAGATTTCAGAAATATTCATTTAGGAGTGGACGTATGGGCGGAGGCGGGAACGGCAGTTTATGCCCCAATGGATGGAAAAGTTTATTCCTTTCAAAATAACCATGGTTTTGGTGATTATGGTCCAACAATCATTTTGGAACACCAACTCAAAGGCGAGAAGCTGTACAGTTTGTATGGCCATCTCAAACTTACCGATTTGGATAATCTGGATGTTGGGAAGGAAATTTTCAAAGGAGAAAAATTCTGTCATTTGGGACCTTTTCCTGAGAATGGAGATTGGCCGCCGCATGTACATTTTCAACTGATGTGGGATTTATTGGGGAATTGGGGCGATTTTCCAGGTGTGTGTTCCCATAGGGAAATCGAAAAATTCAAAAATATTTGCCCGGACCCGAATCTTATGATCGGATATTCCTCAAGGTAA
- a CDS encoding pyridoxal-phosphate dependent enzyme: MNEKTNFPTLEDIKAAHQRIQPFIHKTPIMTSEAIDKIAGCQIYFKCENFQKVGAFKARGAANAVMKLTDDQKANGVATHSSGNHAAALARAASVAGIKSYIVMPSNAPEIKKKAVKGYGGEIIECVPTLEARETTLEEVVKRTGAVFIPPYDYVDVIEGQATCALEMWEEGIAFDTIMAPVGGGGLLGGTALTTKYISPNTKVIAGEPEGADDASRSFKAKKLIPMVGPKTIADGLLTSVGKINFEIIMQYVDDILTVSDQEIIEAMRLIYERMKIVIEPSCAVPLAALLKNKEKFKGQKVGIILSGGNVDLGKLPF; encoded by the coding sequence ATGAATGAAAAAACGAATTTCCCTACCCTAGAAGATATCAAAGCGGCACACCAAAGAATCCAGCCCTTTATCCATAAAACACCCATAATGACTTCAGAAGCTATTGATAAAATTGCAGGATGTCAGATTTATTTCAAGTGTGAAAACTTCCAAAAAGTCGGCGCCTTCAAAGCCCGGGGGGCTGCCAATGCGGTGATGAAGCTGACTGATGACCAAAAAGCCAATGGAGTCGCCACCCATTCGAGTGGAAACCATGCCGCAGCCTTGGCAAGGGCAGCTTCAGTGGCAGGCATCAAATCCTACATCGTCATGCCTTCCAACGCTCCGGAGATCAAAAAAAAGGCAGTGAAAGGCTATGGTGGCGAAATCATCGAATGTGTACCTACTTTGGAAGCGAGGGAGACCACTCTTGAAGAAGTGGTAAAAAGGACCGGTGCTGTTTTTATTCCGCCGTATGACTATGTAGATGTGATTGAGGGACAGGCCACCTGTGCATTGGAAATGTGGGAAGAAGGTATAGCTTTTGATACCATCATGGCACCTGTCGGAGGAGGAGGCTTATTGGGAGGTACGGCATTGACCACTAAATATATTTCACCAAATACCAAAGTAATCGCAGGGGAACCTGAGGGCGCTGATGATGCCTCCCGCTCTTTCAAAGCCAAAAAACTGATCCCCATGGTAGGCCCAAAAACCATCGCAGACGGCTTATTGACTTCTGTAGGAAAAATCAATTTTGAAATCATCATGCAATATGTAGATGATATCCTTACAGTCAGTGACCAGGAAATCATTGAAGCCATGCGCTTGATTTATGAAAGAATGAAAATCGTAATCGAACCTAGCTGTGCCGTACCGCTAGCCGCTCTCTTGAAAAACAAAGAAAAGTTCAAAGGTCAAAAAGTGGGGATTATTCTTTCAGGAGGAAATGTGGATTTGGGGAAATTGCCTTTTTAA
- a CDS encoding FKBP-type peptidyl-prolyl cis-trans isomerase, which produces MKIEKNKVVAISYELHVDDGESGKAFFESVKKDQAFYFLFGTGHVLPALEAAFEGKEAGDTFEVFIDFENGYGDYDESKKVIVPKANFKEDGKKAKDLLKVGKVITMKDDQGNQMRGEILKVDYKGVHMDFNSPLAGFDLYFSGEIISVRDAEPEEIDHGHVHGKGGHQH; this is translated from the coding sequence ATGAAAATAGAGAAAAATAAAGTAGTTGCGATCAGCTATGAACTGCATGTAGATGATGGAGAGAGTGGGAAAGCGTTTTTTGAAAGCGTAAAAAAGGATCAGGCATTCTATTTCCTTTTTGGCACAGGACATGTACTTCCGGCCTTAGAAGCAGCATTTGAGGGGAAAGAAGCGGGGGATACATTTGAAGTATTTATAGACTTTGAAAACGGTTATGGGGATTATGATGAGAGCAAAAAAGTAATTGTTCCCAAGGCAAATTTCAAAGAAGATGGCAAAAAAGCCAAAGACTTATTGAAAGTCGGAAAAGTAATTACCATGAAAGATGACCAAGGAAATCAGATGAGGGGGGAAATCCTAAAGGTAGATTACAAAGGTGTTCATATGGATTTCAATTCACCATTGGCCGGATTTGATCTCTATTTTTCTGGTGAGATAATCTCTGTAAGGGATGCAGAACCTGAAGAAATCGATCATGGGCATGTGCACGGAAAAGGGGGGCATCAGCATTAA
- a CDS encoding porin family protein, producing MKYYLIAFTMCLMISSSAMAQNHYPNIGVKGGLNFYNVNGNGESDLKSGLHLGLLSHIHLTDQFAFQPEIMYSAQGTKLGSSDNSLNLDYINIPLLFQYMFDNGFRLHAGPQVGFLVNAKAKSGNTTVNVKDGYNSLDLGISFGGSYVFPSTGFGLDARYNHGLSNIYDSSTLHATNRGVQLGVFYLFGHK from the coding sequence ATGAAATACTATTTAATTGCATTTACTATGTGCTTGATGATTTCTTCATCTGCAATGGCACAAAATCATTATCCTAATATTGGAGTCAAAGGGGGATTAAATTTTTACAACGTTAATGGGAACGGGGAGTCTGACCTTAAATCAGGTTTGCATCTAGGACTTTTAAGCCATATTCACCTTACCGACCAATTTGCTTTTCAACCCGAAATCATGTACTCAGCCCAAGGGACAAAATTGGGAAGTTCAGATAACAGTCTTAATCTTGATTATATCAATATCCCTTTATTGTTTCAATATATGTTTGACAATGGTTTCCGTTTACATGCCGGACCACAGGTAGGATTCTTGGTTAACGCCAAAGCTAAGTCAGGAAATACCACTGTCAATGTAAAAGACGGATATAATTCATTGGACCTTGGGATCAGTTTCGGAGGAAGCTATGTATTCCCCTCAACAGGATTTGGATTGGATGCGAGGTACAACCATGGATTGAGCAATATCTATGATTCAAGCACACTCCATGCTACCAACCGTGGAGTCCAATTGGGAGTGTTTTACCTCTTTGGACATAAATAA
- a CDS encoding secondary thiamine-phosphate synthase enzyme YjbQ codes for MITDLIEIEFPEIKRIQTGMLQVFIQHTSAGLTINENADPTVRKDFETFVNELVPESYPRFIHTYEGSDDMPAHLKSSLIGSSVQVPVSGGKLLLGIWQGIYLCEFRNHGGPRNLVLTVLGE; via the coding sequence CTGATTACAGATTTGATTGAAATTGAATTTCCTGAAATCAAAAGAATTCAGACAGGAATGCTTCAGGTATTTATTCAGCACACTTCTGCAGGGCTGACCATCAACGAAAATGCAGATCCAACTGTAAGAAAAGACTTTGAAACCTTTGTAAATGAATTGGTTCCGGAAAGTTATCCACGATTTATCCACACTTATGAAGGGTCAGACGACATGCCTGCACATTTGAAAAGCAGTTTAATAGGTTCAAGTGTTCAGGTGCCTGTCAGTGGTGGAAAACTTTTGCTGGGAATATGGCAAGGTATTTATCTCTGCGAATTCAGGAATCACGGAGGGCCCAGAAATCTGGTTTTGACCGTATTGGGTGAATGA